The Pyxidicoccus sp. MSG2 DNA segment GGGTGGCGGTGGTGCGCGCGCTCATCGAAGGGCTGCCCGAGGGCCCGGAGAAGGAGACGGCCCGCCTCTTCTATGTGGAGGGCGAGCTGAGCGCGCGGGAGATCGCCGACAGGCTGGGCCTGGGCAAGAGCGCGGTGACGATGAGGCTGGAGCGCTTCAGGGCGCGGGTGAAGCGAGAGCTGCTGGCGCGGCTGCTGGCCGCGGAGGTGGAGTGAGCCATGGGCGACACCGTCAGGCACCTGGACGCGGAAGGTTGGCGCGCACTGCAGCGCAAGGAGCCAGGGGCCGTGGCGTACTTCGCCGCGCACCTGGCGACGCCCTGCGACGTCTGTGAGGACTTCCTCGCGGTGGAGTCGGAGGAAGACGCGGAGGACACCCTGGGTCTCGACGCATTGGCGGACGAGGCGCTCGGTGAGCTGCGCGGGCCCGCGCGAGAGGACGCGGTGGGCTGGGCCCGCCTGCGCCGTCGCCTGGGGACGCCGAAGCGCACGTGGCTGGCAGGAGCGGCGGCGGTGGCGGCGATGGCGGCCGTATTCGCCATCTCCCTCCGGCCCGAGGTGCTGACGCCCCAGCCCGGGTCCTCACAGCGCCTCAAGGGCGGCGTGTCGCTGGTGCTGGAGCTGGCGGCGATGGCGCAGCTTCCCACCGGCGAGACACCCCCGGTGACCGAAGGCACGGTGCTGCCGCCCGAGGCGGTGGTGCTGCTGCACTACCACGCCAGCGAGGCCTCCGACGCGCTGCTGGTGCGAGAGGCCCCGGGCCTGCCCACGCAGGTGCTGGGGCGCTACGCGCTGGAGCCGGGCACCCACCCCCTGCGCGAGGGCGCGGACCTCGCGGGCGTGTCGCTCGAAGGTGAGCATGGGCCGGTGACGCTCGTGTTGGTGGCATGGCCGAAGGGCCCCGGCTCGCGGGAGGCGATGGAGCAGGCGGCCGAGCAGGCGACAGTCCCTCCAGAGGCGGTGCAGGCCCGGCTGCGCCTGCGCGTGGAGCCGGGGCATGCTGCGCCCTGAGGAGCCCTGTCTGGCGCGTCCGCTGTCCATGCTGTGCGTGTTGCTGGCCTTCGCGCTCTCCGCCTGTCGCACGGCGGAGTCGGGCGAGAAGGGCCGGATGGTGCGCGTGCGCCAGGAGGACGCGCCGGCCTCGGCACAGGTGGGCGAGCGGCACGCGCTGCTCATCGGCATCCCCGAGTATGCGGACCCGTCGTGGCACCGGCTGCTCTACGCGGGCAAGGACGCGGAGGACCTGGGGCGCGTGTTGGCGGACCCGGCGCGCGGCGGCTTCAAGTCGGTGACGGTGCTGGCGCGGCCGGAGCAGACGACGCGCCAGGCGATTCTGGGCGCGCTGCGAGCGCTGGAGTCCCGACCCTGGCGCTCGCAGGACGTGGTGGTTGTCTACGTCTCCGCGCACGGCACGCTGGCGCGAGACTTCTCCGGCGAGCTGCAGCGCTACCTGGTGACGCAGGACACCGCCTTCCGCGATGTGCCCGGCACCGGGCTGGAGATGGCGGAATTGGAGAGCGCGCTGGAGCGGCTGGGCTCGCGCCGCCGCGTGCTCGTGCTGGCCACCTGCCACAGCGGCACGGGCAAGTCGCTGCTGCCCCCGGCCGTTCGCGACGAGCTGGCGCGCACCAAGGCCGCCTTCCTGCCGAGGCCGCTGGAGGAGGCGAGCCGCGCGTCCATCATTCTCTCCGCCAGCGACTGGGGCGAGGCGGCGCGCGAGGACGACGCGCTGTCCAATGACATCTACACGCACTTCCTCATCGAGGCGCTCGACGGCCGGGGCGACAGGAACCGCGACGGCGCGGTGAGCGCCACCGAGGCGCACGACTGGGCCCGCCGCAACACGTGGGCCTATACGAGTGGCCGTCAGCGGCCGAGCGCGCAGATTCTGGAAGTGGGCGCGGACCCGGTGTTGCTCGCGGGCGCGCTGGAGCGTCCGGGGCAGCCCGAGGTCTTTTCGTACAGCGCGCGCCTGGAGGGCTTCACGCTCAAGGTGGACGGCGAAGTCGCGGGCGAGCTGCCCGGCGGCGTGGTGGTGCCGGAGGGCAAGCGCCGTCTGGAGCTGCGCAAGGGCGGGCGGGTGCTGTGGGAGGACACCGTGGCGCTGGAGGCCGGGGAGCGGCGCGAATTGGAGGCGCTCGTGTCCCGCGCCTCTTCCGGGCCCCGGCGCACCGTGGCGTTGGAGGCGGGCGCGCTGGGCTTCCTCGACGCG contains these protein-coding regions:
- a CDS encoding caspase family protein, whose protein sequence is MLRPEEPCLARPLSMLCVLLAFALSACRTAESGEKGRMVRVRQEDAPASAQVGERHALLIGIPEYADPSWHRLLYAGKDAEDLGRVLADPARGGFKSVTVLARPEQTTRQAILGALRALESRPWRSQDVVVVYVSAHGTLARDFSGELQRYLVTQDTAFRDVPGTGLEMAELESALERLGSRRRVLVLATCHSGTGKSLLPPAVRDELARTKAAFLPRPLEEASRASIILSASDWGEAAREDDALSNDIYTHFLIEALDGRGDRNRDGAVSATEAHDWARRNTWAYTSGRQRPSAQILEVGADPVLLAGALERPGQPEVFSYSARLEGFTLKVDGEVAGELPGGVVVPEGKRRLELRKGGRVLWEDTVALEAGERRELEALVSRASSGPRRTVALEAGALGFLDARSREQVLPASVLAGAALRLDGVLLDGRLDVWVDVAAGQGREVLRLDPGGSVPVRHRTLLLGAAVGPSWWWGPVGFSTGPRVAGLWLQRSFQLELLSRDERYLTVWPGWMAGLSWRFSPAFVVDAKAQLLWAYVPVDGQTRMVGFGGLMLGGGYRF